In Stenotrophomonas sp. ASS1, the following proteins share a genomic window:
- a CDS encoding mechanosensitive ion channel domain-containing protein: MVDAVVAVQWLEKLQNTLEPYPGAYLALMISALLIAAGLANWVTKRILVRGLRRLLQRLPGAESGRGSHLMRVISRLSNVVPSQVIASGITLIPDLPPGLVNVIIKLCIVWAVLTVSMAFSHALDAANSLYERKPDARNKPIKGYLQVVKIVVFVAAGLSIIATLLGVKLGPLVTGLGAATAVLMLIFQDTILSLVASVQISGDGRVRIGDWIEMPSQNADGDVIDIALHTVTVQNFDKTITTIPTKKLVTESFKNWRGMQEAGGRRIKRALYLDQHSVGFLDEGDLAFLGQFALLRDYLQEKEQELGQWNGRLREQGVAEVNSRRVTNLGTFRAYVERYLRSHPGIHTDMTLLVRQLQPTTEGLPLELYCFTRSTAWGEYEAVQSDIFDHLLAILPAFGLRVFQASSDAMLMAGQRQLAGSE, translated from the coding sequence ATGGTGGACGCGGTGGTGGCGGTACAGTGGCTGGAAAAGCTGCAGAACACACTGGAACCCTATCCCGGCGCCTACCTGGCGTTGATGATCTCGGCGCTGCTGATCGCTGCGGGCTTGGCCAACTGGGTTACCAAGCGCATCCTGGTGCGTGGCCTGCGGCGCCTGCTGCAGCGCCTGCCAGGTGCCGAGTCCGGGCGCGGCAGCCATCTGATGCGGGTCATCTCGCGCCTGTCCAACGTGGTGCCCAGCCAGGTGATCGCCTCGGGCATCACCCTCATTCCCGACCTGCCACCCGGCCTGGTCAACGTCATCATCAAGCTGTGCATCGTATGGGCCGTGCTGACGGTGTCGATGGCGTTCTCGCATGCGCTGGACGCGGCCAACAGCCTGTACGAACGCAAGCCCGATGCGCGCAACAAGCCGATCAAGGGCTACCTGCAGGTGGTCAAGATCGTGGTGTTCGTGGCCGCCGGCCTGTCCATCATCGCCACGCTGCTGGGGGTGAAACTGGGGCCGTTGGTGACCGGCCTGGGGGCGGCCACGGCGGTGCTGATGCTGATTTTCCAGGACACCATCCTGTCGCTGGTGGCCAGCGTGCAGATCAGTGGCGATGGCCGTGTGCGCATCGGCGACTGGATCGAAATGCCCAGCCAGAACGCCGACGGTGACGTCATCGATATCGCGCTGCACACCGTCACCGTGCAGAACTTCGATAAGACCATCACCACCATTCCGACCAAGAAGCTGGTGACCGAGTCGTTCAAGAACTGGCGCGGCATGCAGGAGGCCGGTGGCCGCCGCATCAAGCGCGCGCTGTACCTGGACCAGCACAGCGTCGGCTTCCTGGACGAAGGCGACTTGGCCTTCCTCGGCCAGTTCGCGCTGCTGCGTGATTACCTGCAGGAGAAGGAGCAGGAGCTTGGCCAGTGGAACGGGCGCCTGCGCGAGCAGGGCGTGGCCGAGGTCAACAGCCGCCGGGTGACCAACCTGGGTACCTTCCGGGCCTATGTGGAGCGTTACCTGCGCAGCCACCCGGGCATCCATACCGACATGACCCTGCTGGTACGCCAGCTGCAGCCGACCACCGAAGGCCTGCCGCTGGAGCTGTACTGCTTCACCCGCAGCACCGCCTGGGGCGAGTACGAGGCGGTGCAGTCGGACATCTTCGACCACCTGCTGGCGATCCTGCCGGCCTTCGGCCTGCGGGTATTCCAGGCCTCCAGCGACGCCATGTTGATGGCCGGGCAGCGCCAGCTGGCCGGCTCGGAGTAA
- a CDS encoding glycoside hydrolase family 3 N-terminal domain-containing protein encodes MASDRIESLIAQMTVEEKVGQLGVFADMVRPFAPDVNPEANVRNADQVLQQVREGKVGSLFNGVGAELGRRIQQVATEESRLGIPVILAADVIHGMRTVFPIPLGEAASFEPELAERTARATAIEATAAGLHWTYAPAVDIARDQRWGRGAEGAGEDVVLGCAFAAARVRGFQGSDLRAADSLLATPKHFAAYGAVMAGMEYNMVDISPQTLRDVHLPPFKAAFDAGAITVMSSFNDINGVPASANAELLTDILRGEWKFPGVVISDYTADMELVAHGYAADDRDATAKAFTAGLDLSMQSGFYAEHLPGLVESGEVPMAVLDEGVRRILWLKETIGLFDDPYRSLDPAREADTSHIAAHDALSRDAARRSIVLLNNRENVLPLQKTGQKIALIGPFVQDRENIEGCWTLFGDKQRYVDLETGVRAAIGDDALLEIVPGCELEVAIPGGTEAAVAAALRADVVVLALGEPQRYSGEAQSRVEITLPPAQQALAEAVAMTGKPLVVLLRNGRALALQGAVRNAQAVAVTWYLGTQTGHAVADVLFGDYSPSGRLPVSFPQVSGQQPYFYNHPRTGRPELPTMSEFKARWREIPNEPLYPFGHGIGYTTFAYGAPQLSAAQLGWDDSLTITTTLTNSGDVAGEEVVQLYIHDRVASRVRPVRELKDFRKVALQPGESTEVVFTLTREQLAFTGRDGVLRAEPGQFDLWVCASSAAGEAVQFELLKA; translated from the coding sequence GTGGCCTCCGATCGCATCGAATCCCTCATTGCCCAGATGACCGTCGAGGAAAAGGTCGGCCAGCTGGGTGTCTTCGCGGACATGGTCCGCCCGTTCGCCCCGGACGTGAACCCGGAAGCCAACGTGCGCAATGCCGACCAGGTGCTGCAGCAGGTGCGCGAGGGCAAGGTCGGCTCGCTGTTCAATGGTGTGGGCGCCGAACTGGGCCGCCGGATCCAGCAGGTCGCCACCGAAGAGAGCCGCCTGGGCATCCCCGTGATCCTGGCGGCCGACGTCATCCACGGCATGCGTACCGTGTTCCCGATTCCGCTGGGCGAGGCCGCCAGCTTCGAGCCGGAGTTGGCCGAGCGCACCGCGCGCGCCACCGCCATCGAAGCGACGGCCGCTGGCCTGCACTGGACCTATGCGCCGGCCGTGGACATCGCCCGCGACCAGCGCTGGGGCCGTGGCGCCGAAGGTGCCGGTGAGGACGTGGTGCTGGGGTGTGCGTTCGCCGCCGCCCGCGTGCGTGGCTTCCAGGGCAGCGACCTGCGCGCCGCCGATTCGCTGCTGGCCACGCCGAAGCACTTCGCCGCCTACGGCGCGGTGATGGCGGGCATGGAATACAACATGGTGGACATCTCGCCGCAGACCCTGCGTGACGTGCATCTGCCGCCGTTCAAGGCCGCCTTCGATGCGGGCGCGATCACCGTGATGTCCTCGTTCAACGACATCAACGGCGTGCCGGCCAGTGCCAATGCCGAACTGCTGACCGACATCCTGCGCGGTGAGTGGAAGTTCCCGGGCGTGGTGATCTCCGACTACACCGCCGACATGGAACTGGTCGCGCACGGCTATGCCGCCGATGACCGCGATGCCACCGCCAAGGCGTTCACCGCCGGCCTGGACCTGAGCATGCAGAGCGGCTTCTACGCCGAGCACCTGCCGGGCCTGGTCGAGAGCGGCGAGGTGCCGATGGCGGTGCTGGATGAAGGCGTGCGCCGCATCCTGTGGCTGAAGGAAACCATCGGCCTGTTCGACGACCCGTACCGTTCGCTGGACCCGGCGCGCGAAGCCGATACCTCGCACATTGCCGCACATGACGCGCTGTCGCGCGATGCCGCGCGCCGTTCGATCGTGCTGCTGAACAACCGTGAAAACGTGCTGCCGCTGCAGAAGACCGGGCAGAAGATCGCGCTGATCGGCCCGTTCGTGCAGGACCGCGAGAACATTGAAGGCTGCTGGACGCTGTTCGGCGACAAGCAGCGCTACGTGGACCTGGAAACCGGCGTTCGCGCCGCCATCGGCGATGACGCGCTGCTGGAAATCGTGCCGGGCTGCGAACTGGAAGTGGCCATCCCTGGTGGCACCGAAGCGGCCGTGGCCGCCGCGCTGCGCGCCGACGTGGTGGTGCTGGCGCTGGGCGAGCCGCAGCGTTACAGCGGCGAAGCGCAGTCGCGCGTGGAAATCACCCTGCCGCCGGCACAGCAGGCGCTGGCCGAAGCGGTGGCGATGACCGGCAAGCCGCTGGTGGTGTTGCTGCGCAATGGCCGCGCGCTGGCGCTGCAGGGCGCGGTGCGCAATGCACAGGCCGTGGCGGTGACCTGGTACCTGGGCACCCAGACCGGCCATGCCGTGGCCGATGTGCTGTTCGGTGACTACAGCCCGTCCGGCCGCCTGCCGGTCAGCTTCCCGCAGGTGTCCGGCCAGCAGCCGTACTTCTACAATCACCCGCGCACCGGCCGCCCGGAACTGCCGACCATGTCGGAGTTCAAGGCCCGCTGGCGCGAGATTCCGAACGAGCCGCTGTACCCGTTCGGGCATGGTATCGGCTACACCACCTTCGCCTACGGTGCGCCGCAGCTGAGTGCGGCGCAGCTTGGCTGGGACGACAGCCTGACCATCACCACCACGCTCACCAACAGCGGCGACGTGGCCGGCGAGGAAGTGGTGCAGCTGTACATCCACGACCGCGTGGCCAGCCGCGTGCGTCCGGTGCGCGAACTGAAGGACTTCCGCAAGGTGGCGCTGCAGCCGGGCGAGTCGACCGAAGTGGTGTTCACCCTGACCCGCGAGCAGCTGGCGTTCACCGGCCGCGACGGCGTGCTGCGTGCCGAGCCGGGCCAGTTCGACCTGTGGGTCTGCGCCTCGTCGGCAGCAGGCGAAGCCGTGCAGTTCGAGCTGCTGAAGGCCTGA
- a CDS encoding PQQ-dependent sugar dehydrogenase — translation MTRTPLLLALGLVPILATSACNAADPAANGAQTAAPAASTTADQRPFTATEISRFDQPWAMTFLPDGSLLVTEKRGKLQHLDLASGQKHEITGVPKVAYGGQGGFGDVILHPQFASNHVIYLSYAEEGTLDTRGAAVARATLALDANGAGQLKDLKVIWRQSPKVSGEGHYGHRLAFGPDGKLWISSSERQKFDPAQDMGGNLGKIIRLNDDGSLPADNPFASQGGVAAQVWSLGHRNILGMAFDANGKLWAHEMGPAGGDELNLIVRGANYGYPIVSNGDHYDGRPIPDHSTRPEFAAPKVTWTPVISPAGFVIYSGNLFPQWKGSGFIGGLSSTSLVRVAFDGDSAREAERFNMGERIREVEQGPDGALWLLEDGNKARLLKLTPKT, via the coding sequence ATGACCCGCACGCCCCTGCTGCTCGCCCTCGGCCTGGTGCCGATCCTTGCCACCTCCGCCTGCAATGCCGCCGACCCGGCCGCCAACGGCGCCCAGACCGCAGCGCCCGCAGCCTCCACCACTGCCGACCAGCGCCCGTTCACCGCCACCGAAATCAGCCGCTTCGACCAGCCGTGGGCGATGACCTTCCTGCCGGACGGCAGCCTGCTGGTCACTGAAAAGCGCGGCAAGCTGCAGCACCTGGACCTGGCCAGCGGCCAGAAGCATGAGATTACCGGCGTTCCGAAGGTCGCTTACGGCGGCCAGGGCGGCTTCGGTGACGTGATCCTGCACCCGCAATTCGCCAGCAACCACGTGATCTACCTCAGCTATGCCGAGGAAGGCACGCTGGACACCCGCGGCGCTGCCGTGGCCCGTGCCACGCTGGCGCTGGATGCCAACGGTGCCGGCCAGCTGAAGGACCTGAAGGTGATCTGGCGACAGAGCCCGAAGGTGAGTGGTGAAGGCCACTACGGGCATCGCCTTGCTTTCGGCCCGGACGGCAAGCTGTGGATCAGCTCCAGCGAGCGCCAGAAGTTCGATCCGGCGCAGGACATGGGCGGCAACCTCGGCAAGATCATCCGCCTCAACGATGATGGCAGCCTGCCTGCCGACAACCCGTTCGCCTCGCAGGGCGGCGTGGCCGCGCAGGTGTGGTCACTGGGCCACCGCAACATCCTCGGCATGGCCTTCGATGCCAACGGCAAGCTGTGGGCACACGAGATGGGCCCGGCCGGCGGTGACGAGCTGAACCTGATCGTGCGCGGCGCCAACTACGGCTACCCGATCGTTTCCAATGGTGACCATTACGACGGCCGGCCGATTCCCGACCACAGCACCCGCCCGGAATTCGCCGCGCCGAAGGTGACCTGGACGCCGGTGATCTCGCCGGCCGGCTTCGTGATCTACAGCGGCAACCTGTTCCCGCAGTGGAAGGGCAGCGGCTTCATCGGCGGCCTGTCCTCCACCTCGCTGGTGCGCGTGGCCTTCGACGGCGACAGCGCGCGCGAAGCCGAACGCTTCAACATGGGCGAGCGCATCCGCGAAGTGGAACAGGGCCCGGATGGCGCACTGTGGCTGCTGGAGGACGGCAACAAGGCGCGCCTGCTGAAGCTCACCCCGAAAACCTGA
- the yiaA gene encoding inner membrane protein YiaA, with protein sequence MNTAMPHKPSTAFIAASWVALLLGAAAYLIGLFNATMALNEKGYYLTLLLFGLFAAVSLQKSVRDRVEGIPVSGLYYALCWFALLSALMLLLVGLWNATLAPSEKGFYGMAYALSLFGAVAVQKNTRDLIAAGGGESKRSTAVPPLPEQE encoded by the coding sequence ATGAACACTGCCATGCCCCACAAGCCCTCCACCGCCTTCATCGCCGCCTCATGGGTGGCCCTGCTGCTGGGTGCGGCGGCCTACCTGATCGGTCTGTTCAACGCCACGATGGCGCTCAACGAAAAGGGCTACTACCTGACCCTGCTGCTGTTCGGCCTGTTCGCGGCGGTGTCGCTGCAGAAGAGCGTGCGTGACCGCGTCGAGGGCATCCCGGTGAGTGGCCTGTACTACGCGCTGTGCTGGTTCGCACTGTTGTCGGCGTTGATGCTGCTGCTGGTTGGCCTGTGGAATGCCACGCTGGCACCGAGCGAGAAGGGTTTCTACGGCATGGCGTATGCACTGTCGCTGTTCGGCGCGGTGGCGGTGCAGAAGAACACCCGCGACCTGATCGCCGCCGGTGGCGGTGAAAGCAAGCGCAGCACGGCCGTGCCGCCGCTGCCGGAACAGGAATGA
- a CDS encoding amino acid permease → MSAQDEPQLQRAVSRWQIVGLSINDVIGSGIYLLPAATVALLGPFSLWGVVAAGIVVALLVLCYAQAASYFDEPGGSYLYAREAFGRFAGFEIGWMIWLTRISSAAALSNALADAVARFWPWAGAGMGRIAVIVVSLGFLTGVNIIGVRSAARTGVVLVIGKMLPLLLFVAIGAFYIDPQLAFSGQRPDPHDLQRMGEAALLLLYAYAGFENIPAAAGEYRNPRRDIPFALITMIITVTVIYGAVQVVAQGTLAGLASSATPLADAAAGFGGEALALILTIGATISILGTNSNTMMMGPRFLFALARDGYGPKILAQVHPRFHTPAASILCQGLIALGLALSGSFVQLALLSMTTRLFAYIGTAAAVLVLAKLYADRPGALKLPGGPLIPVLALLLCVALFASASWQNIAAALVAFAIGAVIYKLPRKDADAG, encoded by the coding sequence TTGAGCGCGCAGGACGAACCGCAGCTGCAGCGCGCGGTCAGCCGCTGGCAGATCGTCGGCTTGTCGATCAACGATGTGATCGGCAGCGGCATCTACCTGCTGCCGGCCGCCACCGTCGCCCTGCTCGGCCCCTTCAGCCTGTGGGGCGTGGTCGCCGCCGGCATCGTGGTCGCCCTGCTGGTGCTGTGCTACGCGCAGGCCGCCAGCTATTTCGACGAGCCCGGTGGCAGCTACCTGTATGCACGCGAGGCGTTCGGGCGCTTCGCCGGGTTCGAGATCGGCTGGATGATCTGGCTGACCCGCATCAGCTCGGCGGCCGCACTCAGCAACGCGCTGGCCGATGCCGTCGCGCGTTTCTGGCCGTGGGCCGGTGCCGGCATGGGGCGCATCGCGGTGATCGTGGTGTCGCTGGGCTTCCTGACCGGCGTCAACATCATCGGCGTGCGCTCGGCCGCGCGCACCGGCGTGGTGCTGGTGATCGGCAAGATGCTGCCGCTGCTGCTGTTCGTGGCCATCGGTGCGTTCTACATCGATCCGCAGCTGGCCTTCTCCGGCCAGCGCCCGGACCCGCATGACCTGCAGCGCATGGGCGAAGCCGCCTTGCTGCTGCTGTATGCCTACGCGGGTTTCGAGAACATCCCGGCCGCCGCCGGCGAGTACCGTAATCCGCGCCGCGATATTCCATTCGCCCTGATCACCATGATCATCACCGTCACCGTCATCTACGGCGCGGTGCAGGTGGTGGCGCAGGGCACGCTGGCCGGCCTGGCCAGCTCGGCCACGCCGCTGGCCGATGCCGCCGCCGGCTTCGGTGGCGAGGCACTGGCGCTGATCCTGACCATCGGCGCGACCATCTCCATCCTCGGCACCAACAGCAACACGATGATGATGGGCCCGCGCTTCCTGTTCGCGCTGGCCCGCGATGGCTACGGCCCGAAGATCCTGGCCCAGGTGCATCCGCGCTTCCACACGCCGGCCGCGTCGATCCTGTGCCAGGGTCTGATCGCACTCGGCCTGGCCCTGTCCGGTTCGTTCGTGCAGCTGGCGCTGCTGTCGATGACCACGCGCCTGTTCGCCTACATCGGTACTGCCGCGGCAGTGCTGGTACTGGCCAAGCTCTACGCCGACCGCCCCGGTGCATTGAAGCTGCCCGGTGGCCCGCTGATTCCGGTGCTGGCGCTGCTGCTGTGCGTTGCGCTGTTCGCCAGTGCCAGCTGGCAGAACATCGCCGCCGCACTGGTCGCGTTTGCCATCGGCGCGGTGATCTACAAGCTGCCGCGCAAGGATGCCGACGCCGGGTGA
- a CDS encoding L,D-transpeptidase family protein: MRSLVRLATAALLLAAAVSVYAAPLDGARQLIVVTSDGWDSTEGQLQAYVRDGKGWHAHGQAFPVALGRTGSAWGLGLHPAQADGPQKQEGDGRSPAGVFALGSAFGYAVTRPGTAMPYQPMLDSSYCMDVPGSPFYNRIVDEKKVGSAAVKGSTEPMRLDLHNKGDVRYREGFVIAHNPDNQPGKGSCIFAHLWRQPGEATAGCTAMPQARMQALLDWLRPQDAPRFVLLPRAEYTRLQAQWQLPALRGDAR, translated from the coding sequence ATGAGATCGCTGGTTCGCCTCGCTACCGCTGCGCTGCTGCTTGCTGCAGCGGTGTCCGTATACGCGGCGCCGCTGGATGGTGCGCGCCAGCTGATCGTGGTCACCAGCGATGGCTGGGACAGCACCGAGGGCCAGCTGCAGGCCTATGTGCGCGATGGCAAGGGCTGGCACGCGCATGGACAGGCGTTCCCGGTGGCGCTCGGCCGTACCGGCAGCGCCTGGGGCCTGGGCCTGCATCCGGCACAGGCCGACGGCCCGCAGAAGCAGGAAGGCGATGGCCGCAGCCCGGCCGGCGTGTTCGCGCTGGGCAGCGCGTTCGGCTATGCCGTTACACGCCCCGGCACGGCCATGCCCTACCAGCCGATGCTGGACAGCAGCTACTGCATGGATGTGCCCGGCTCTCCGTTCTACAACCGCATCGTGGATGAAAAGAAGGTCGGCAGTGCAGCGGTCAAGGGCTCCACCGAGCCGATGCGGCTGGACCTGCACAACAAGGGCGACGTGCGCTACCGGGAAGGCTTCGTCATCGCCCACAACCCGGATAACCAGCCCGGCAAGGGCAGCTGCATCTTCGCCCACCTGTGGCGCCAGCCCGGCGAGGCCACGGCTGGCTGCACCGCCATGCCGCAGGCCCGCATGCAGGCCCTGCTGGACTGGTTGCGGCCGCAGGATGCGCCGCGCTTCGTGCTGCTGCCGCGCGCCGAGTACACGCGCCTGCAGGCCCAGTGGCAACTGCCCGCACTGCGTGGAGACGCCCGTTGA
- a CDS encoding MurR/RpiR family transcriptional regulator, whose product MPPLLKIRSERGQMSAIERRIADFILDNAHLLRDYSSQQLASALGISQSSVVKFSQKLGFKGYPDLKYSIGQDVARAGADPQQAPSEPDSGDDYLRLGEALRRSKAQAEEETRQANPRGEIERIVQLIDGAPKLFVYGLGDDGLYAREFAMRLSLLGLLVVPHTDPILMLANLSAARPGDVLLMFSEFGNLPQLSQLSRQFQDMGGKVISITRHTANPLRAHADATLVVCAHDRTPQVAQLLYRSAMHALLDFLFVLLCHANPDRQQQLAVNLERIDHLLDS is encoded by the coding sequence ATGCCGCCCCTGCTGAAGATCCGTTCCGAGCGCGGGCAGATGTCGGCCATCGAGCGCCGCATCGCCGACTTCATCCTCGACAACGCACACCTGCTGCGCGACTACTCGTCCCAGCAGCTGGCCAGCGCGTTGGGCATCAGCCAGTCCAGCGTGGTGAAATTCAGCCAGAAGCTCGGCTTCAAGGGCTACCCGGACCTGAAGTACTCGATCGGCCAGGATGTGGCACGCGCCGGTGCCGATCCACAACAGGCGCCCAGCGAACCCGACAGCGGCGACGACTACCTGCGGTTGGGCGAGGCCCTGCGCCGCAGCAAGGCACAAGCCGAGGAGGAAACCCGCCAGGCCAATCCACGCGGGGAAATCGAGCGCATCGTGCAGCTGATCGACGGCGCGCCGAAGCTGTTCGTGTACGGCCTGGGTGATGACGGCCTGTACGCGCGTGAGTTCGCCATGCGATTGTCGCTGCTCGGCCTGCTGGTGGTGCCGCATACCGACCCGATCCTGATGCTGGCCAACCTGTCGGCGGCACGCCCGGGTGACGTGCTGTTGATGTTCTCCGAGTTCGGCAACCTGCCCCAGCTTTCGCAGCTGTCGCGCCAGTTCCAGGACATGGGTGGCAAGGTGATTTCCATCACCCGCCACACCGCCAACCCGCTGCGCGCGCATGCGGATGCAACGCTGGTGGTGTGTGCGCACGACCGCACGCCGCAGGTCGCGCAGCTGCTGTACCGTAGCGCCATGCACGCGCTGCTCGATTTCCTGTTCGTGCTGCTCTGCCACGCCAATCCGGATCGCCAGCAGCAGCTCGCGGTGAACCTGGAGCGGATCGACCACCTGCTGGATTCCTGA
- a CDS encoding dipeptide epimerase, translating to MKITAIELGMLRVPLKTPFKTALRTVETVEDVVVLIRTDTGHTGYGEAPATAVITGDTHGSIIEAIRHFIAPRLIGQDVVNLNHLCTLVQTAMERNTSAKAAVEIALYDLWAQLHGAPLYQMLGGGDPVITTDITISVDYIDKMVADSLSAIERGFESLKIKVGKDIGLDIERVKAIHAAVEGRALLRLDANQGWTAKQAVHAMRTLEEAGVVLELLEQPVKAADISGLKYVTDRVNTPVMADESVFSPSQVMDLIQQRAADIINIKLMKTGGLSNAIRIADIAGIYGVPCMIGCMIESSISVAAAVHLAVAKSDVITKVDLDGPSLGQFDPVSGGVHFNESEISISDVPGLGITEVRGLEMLG from the coding sequence ATGAAGATCACTGCCATCGAACTGGGCATGCTGCGCGTGCCGCTGAAAACACCGTTCAAGACCGCCCTGCGCACGGTGGAAACCGTGGAAGACGTAGTGGTGCTGATCCGCACCGACACCGGCCACACCGGCTACGGCGAAGCGCCGGCCACCGCGGTGATCACCGGTGATACCCACGGCTCGATCATCGAGGCGATCCGCCACTTCATCGCACCGCGCCTGATCGGCCAGGACGTGGTCAACCTCAACCATCTGTGCACGCTGGTGCAGACCGCGATGGAGCGCAATACCAGCGCCAAAGCCGCGGTGGAGATCGCGCTGTACGACCTGTGGGCACAGCTGCATGGCGCGCCGCTGTACCAGATGCTGGGTGGCGGCGACCCGGTGATCACCACCGACATTACCATCAGCGTGGACTACATCGACAAGATGGTGGCCGATTCGCTGTCGGCGATCGAACGCGGCTTCGAGTCGCTGAAGATCAAGGTCGGCAAGGACATCGGTCTGGACATCGAACGGGTCAAGGCGATCCACGCCGCCGTGGAAGGCCGCGCCCTGCTTCGGCTGGACGCCAACCAGGGCTGGACCGCCAAGCAGGCCGTGCACGCAATGCGCACGCTGGAAGAAGCCGGCGTGGTGCTGGAACTGCTGGAGCAGCCGGTAAAGGCCGCCGACATCAGTGGCCTGAAGTACGTCACCGACCGCGTCAACACACCGGTGATGGCCGACGAAAGCGTGTTCAGCCCGAGCCAGGTGATGGACCTGATCCAGCAGCGCGCAGCCGACATCATCAACATCAAGCTGATGAAGACCGGCGGCCTGTCCAACGCGATCCGCATCGCCGACATCGCCGGCATCTACGGCGTGCCGTGCATGATCGGCTGCATGATCGAGTCCAGCATCAGCGTGGCTGCGGCTGTGCACCTCGCGGTGGCCAAGAGTGATGTGATCACCAAGGTCGACCTCGACGGCCCCTCGCTGGGCCAGTTCGACCCGGTCAGCGGTGGCGTGCATTTCAACGAATCGGAGATCAGCATCAGCGACGTGCCGGGGCTGGGTATCACTGAAGTGCGCGGGTTGGAGATGCTGGGTTGA
- a CDS encoding SH3 domain-containing protein: MILASRERHRHWPRRLTLALCLLAAPAFALASPRPDPGAPLPYVIGLHEAYLTPQYWAARLDNADVPILDRSQIEAQNARMRSQDSHIQDIAALPAQLDAAAVRASITSLSSWPTRTLYNDKGKAIATALRSATEANLGLQSIPAQTTPQYGLVVKRAALRTFPTRERVFSSIGDTDIDRFQESALFPGDKVAVVHRSADGRWLFVHSERYSAWIEADAIASGDKATVLGYGAKGPYRIVTGATAQTAYTPEEPRVSRLQLDMGVRLPVLADWPASEPVNGQQAHASWVVQLPVREADGRLKLVPALLPRSQDTAADYLPLTPRLLLQQAFKFLGERYGWGHDYDTRDCSGFVSEIYRSFGVLLPRNTSAQAISPALDRVPFTGKDGKAVRDRAVTDLQVGDLVYIPGHVMMAIGHVDGRTWVIHDTAGGSWFGADGKRVQAHLNGVSVTPLEPMMASDSVRYIDRITNIQRLRAKTP, translated from the coding sequence ATGATCCTGGCTTCCCGCGAACGGCATCGGCATTGGCCACGCCGCTTGACCCTGGCCCTGTGCCTGCTGGCCGCACCGGCCTTCGCACTCGCTTCCCCGAGGCCTGATCCCGGCGCGCCGCTGCCCTATGTGATCGGCCTGCACGAGGCCTACCTCACCCCCCAGTACTGGGCCGCGCGCCTGGACAACGCCGATGTGCCGATCCTGGACCGCAGCCAGATCGAGGCACAGAACGCACGGATGCGGTCACAGGACAGCCACATCCAGGACATCGCCGCACTGCCCGCGCAGCTTGATGCGGCGGCGGTGCGCGCCAGCATCACCTCGCTGTCGAGCTGGCCCACCCGCACTCTGTACAACGACAAGGGCAAAGCCATTGCGACGGCACTGCGCAGCGCGACCGAAGCCAATCTGGGCCTGCAGTCCATTCCCGCGCAGACGACACCGCAATACGGGCTGGTGGTGAAGCGCGCGGCACTGCGTACCTTCCCCACCCGCGAGCGCGTCTTCAGCAGCATCGGCGACACCGACATCGATCGCTTCCAGGAATCGGCGCTGTTCCCCGGCGACAAGGTTGCCGTGGTCCATCGTAGCGCCGACGGCCGCTGGCTGTTCGTGCACAGCGAGCGCTACAGCGCATGGATCGAGGCCGATGCCATCGCCAGCGGCGACAAAGCCACCGTGCTCGGCTACGGCGCGAAGGGACCGTACCGGATCGTCACCGGCGCCACCGCACAGACCGCCTACACCCCGGAAGAACCGCGCGTCTCGCGCCTGCAGCTGGACATGGGCGTGCGCCTGCCGGTGCTGGCCGACTGGCCGGCGTCGGAGCCGGTGAACGGCCAGCAGGCGCACGCCTCGTGGGTGGTGCAGTTGCCGGTACGCGAAGCCGATGGCCGGTTGAAGCTGGTGCCGGCGCTGCTGCCGCGCTCGCAGGACACCGCCGCCGACTACCTGCCGCTGACCCCACGCCTGCTGCTGCAGCAGGCCTTCAAGTTCCTCGGCGAGCGCTACGGTTGGGGCCACGACTACGACACCCGCGACTGCAGCGGTTTCGTTTCCGAGATCTACCGCAGCTTCGGCGTGCTCCTACCGCGCAATACCAGTGCTCAGGCGATCAGTCCGGCGCTGGACCGCGTACCGTTCACCGGCAAGGACGGCAAGGCCGTGCGCGACCGCGCCGTCACCGATCTGCAGGTGGGCGATCTGGTCTACATCCCCGGCCACGTGATGATGGCCATCGGCCACGTCGACGGCCGCACATGGGTGATCCACGATACGGCGGGCGGCAGCTGGTTCGGTGCTGACGGCAAGCGTGTGCAGGCCCATCTCAATGGTGTTTCGGTCACCCCGCTGGAGCCGATGATGGCCAGCGACAGCGTCCGCTACATCGACCGCATCACCAACATCCAACGCCTGCGTGCCAAGACCCCCTGA